AGGCGAGGCCAAGTGTGACAGAAAAAAACCATACCGTTACATGTGCCTACGGAAAGACTAGCAATCCCACACACCAAACCGTCAAGCTAAGCCCGTCGCAAAACAGCTTCACTCTGGTGTgcggaagcgagggagaagttCTCCCGACGAAATACCAGGACACCTATTGTGGCAGtaaggacggagagagcgccgccgccaagCAGTGCAGTGGCAACTACACAGAAGTTATACCAACTTACGAAAACACATGGTGGGAGGAGACCAAGGATAAAACCTCATACAGTCTGGTAATTCCTTCGGACAGTTTTccggaggaggagacgaagattACGCTTGGGTGTCAAAAGAAGGCTTCTACGTCAGGCGACAgaaccagagaagaagcgacagcagcTGCGTCAACTGTTTGCACCGTGGACGTGACGATTGAGGGTGTGACATCGTCGGCGTCCCTGTCTCGGGGTATGGATGGTGTGCTTTTCTGGGTTGTGGGTTTCGGGGCGATGTCGATTGCATTTGCATGCTTGTGATGTGATTTGATTTCGGTGACTCGTGCTGGGTGTTGAGTTGAGGATGCTGGCCTCACTTTGAAGCCCTGAAGGTGAAGTAATTTCAGGTCCATGCATATTCTTTAGAATTGAATCCCCGCCGCTGACTACGGAAATATAAATGACGTAAACCTTTTGCGTCACCGGTGTACccgtttccgctcttctcacTCTGGGGCCAAACCCGCCTCACTGTGCCCCGATGGCGTGCCAATTTTTTTTGCGCTAACGCCCATGTGATGGAGAATTAAAAAAAAACggtgctgtctcttcgcacTGCCGTCTCCAAATCCCACTTGGTCTTGCGCGGAGTGTTCCAAGCCGGTGCTGCTGTGAAGAGCTGTGCTGGTGCGCGAACACATGTGCTTTTTCCCAGTACACCTAGCTGCGTTTACGTCGGCCTCTAAAAGGTTGTTGACTGTTCGGGTTTGCGGGTTCTCACCTCCAGCTATGTGGGGCGTGAGGAACAGTGTTGCCTCTCCTCAGGGATACCTCTGGAAGGAGCGCGTTTCCTATCGTTTTACCGCCTGTTTCAAGATGAAATAGTATGCACCACCATTTCAAGGAAAGACTCATCCAACCTTCCTATTCCCCACATGCACTACCCTCAGCCCTTCCGGCAAACAGCGCTATGGtagggcggagaagaaatTCATTTGTTTATAGTTAAAATATTCTGTAGCGCCTCACGTCCGGCCTGTGGGGCTATCTTCTTGTATCTGGCAGTGCCTTCCCTGAAAGAGATCACATGTATGATCTCAGTGACTTTGTAGTATTTCCATAAGCGAATTCCACTGAAGGACTTCACTCCGTCAGTCTTTGAGGCCGGGATGTCCGCGTCATCTGGCGACTGTTGTCTTTTCTCAAGGATACTGATAGCAGATCATACAATGTATCCCCATGCATTGCTGACAAATCAACATTCGGGTGCGAATACGAAGGTCTAGGATCAGAAGCCTCTTTTGCTCGAGTCTCTTCTCGTACCGACGCTATCCAAACGACCACGAGATTCATATCAAACTTTCAAGAGAGATTCAGTTTCGCTTGCGTGTGGCGAATCTTTGCTGCATCCCTTGCACCCGTgcacagacgaagagagaagaacactGGAAGACCTGCGTGTGCTCCCTCAAGTGATACTAGCCTTCGTCGGATGCTGCAGACTGGCCTGTCACAAGAAAGTGCTGTGTCTTACCACGTAAAACTGTGCTACCACACTCCGGACACAATGCGACCCTCCGCAGCGCAGTCACACACTTATCTAGGGAAGAATGCGTCGTCCCACGAACGAcctggagagacaaagcTACCTAGCTGACGGCCTCGATGTACCTTTGTCTACATACGCACGGAGGAACAGGGGGTGATGAGAGGGTCCGGCGCCATACAGTGGTTGGCAGTAGCTAGAACGGGCTTTCTAGCAGTGATTTATGCTTCTCTTGATACTACTGTGCATTCAATCAAGTTAATGGTAGCTCCCGCTTTGCATGCTTCTCTCCGCGACTCACAATCTCCCTCTGTGTCACTCATTCGCGCTTTTCGTGGGATTCTCAAGTCAGATGAGGGAATTTGAAGGACCAGGCTCCAGCCTTGAAAGTCCAGAACCATAAGGACAGCGCGTGGTTGCTATTGTGCGAGAAGACAGCCAAATATCGAAGTCTGCTCATCCTTTGTACAGTCAGTTTCCCACGGTCTTCCCATTCCCAGATTGACCTGTAATCGCACCCCTGCAGGCATCTGTGCCTCGCCCACCTGACAAGACACTTTCGATATCCCCCGCACCAGCGCCGTCCAGCTCCCCTCTCCCGGCGTCCTGGCGGGCCTCGACCCTGTCTGTAATCCTGATGAAAGACGCCAGGAATGTCTCAAGATTCACTGTACCTCAACTCGAAACAAAATGTTGCAAACCTGTGGGTGCACATGCCACGAAAGTAGTCTTCACCTAATATGTCCGTCCAAATATATAGGCTGCCGAGCTGTTGCAGCGCGACCATGTCGACAAGACACGCAGCGTGGCAGAGTCACTCCACTGAGGGCAGCGGCTCGACTTCCTCTCACACCATCCCTCGACACCCCAGATTGCCCGTCAGCTAAAATGATAAGAAAAATCTCAACGACACACCACGTGCGCGTGCAGAAGATGTGGCCAGTTGCATCCCCCCTCACTCTCTTCCAGAGTACCGGCGGCTGAGAGGAGGAGTGCAGCTCGGACGGGTAACGGGGGCTGGTCGCGTGTCCCGGGCTGGGGGCGAAAACGTCAGCGGGCCGCGCCGTTGTCTTAGAGGAAGGACGGGCGGCAATCGGGTACGCAAGAACTCCCACTGtcgcgaaacagaaaacggtTCCCGAGTTCTGTGTTTCGCAGTCCTTGTTGCATGCTCCACACAGTATACGTTGCTTTCCTTTCCAACAAAGGTCAACGCCGATCTTGCGCATCGGACATGGGCAGACTGTAACGTCAAAACTCCATTTTGGGCACGTCTGCAGTATTCTCACTTTTTCAAACCTCGCAGACCCCCGAAGCTGTCAATGATTGCGGGCGCAGTGCCATCCCTCTGTTTCACTTCCACGTTATCAGCTGAATCGTCGAGACTGCGGTGTTTCGTTTGTTTCCGACATTGTATCCTCTTATAGCCTTGCATTTACCGTACCTCTCGAGTCCGATTCACCGCACACTGCACCCGTTTGAATAGTAACAAAATTTGTTTGTGACGGCTATGGCGCATCTCCTGCAAGCAGGCGCGACCCGCTTTGGGGTCTCTTCGTCGGTGTCGCACTTTTCCCTCCATCACCAAGTGCAACTGAAGCTCCGACTTGGTCCTCGAATAGTTTTGaccctttttctcctcgtcgcaACCACGTCACAGCTGTGTGGCGACATTACTTTCTTCACGACTAACGGAGCCCTTGCTCAAGATACTGCGACGTCCAGATGCGAGGATATTGATAACGGGACACAGTGCACGTGTGATAAGGTTAGTGGAAATCAACAGGATCTTACGGCAACGGTATCTGCAACTAGGTCTGTGCTGCAGTTGCTTTGCAAAACCGGTTTAACATGGACACCAGCCGGAGCGGACAACAAGCAAGTATGCCCAGAAGCCACAGATGACCTGAAGAACTGCAAGAAGGATGGTGGTAAGCCTACATGTATTGATGTCACGACCCTGCTTGCTGGTTCCACCGACGGCATAAAGTGGCAAGATGTTACAGGAGAGTCGCAGGGCAATACTAAAGGCAAGCAACTAACCATTCCGGCCGCGAATCTCCCCTACTCCGACAAAAAATTCATTGTTGGTTGCCTCTCTAGTGATCAAAGCACATCCAAATGCAAATTGACAGTGACGCTTGAGGCGAGGCCAAGTGTGACAGAAAAAAACCATACCGTTACATGTGCCTACGGAAAGACTAGCAATCCCACACACCAAACCGTCAAGCTAAGCCCGTCGCAAAACAGCTTCACTCTGGTGTgcggaagcgagggagaagttCTCCCGACGAAATACCAGGACACCTATTGTGGCAGtaaggacggagagagcgccgccgccaagCAGTGCAGTGGCAACTACACAGAAGTTATACCAACTTACGAAAACACATGGTGGGAGGAGACCAAGGATAAAACCTCATACAGTCTGGTAATTCCTTCGGACAGTTTTccggaggaggagacgaagattACGCTTGGGTGTCAAAAGAAGGCTTCTACGTCAGGCGACAgaaccagagaagaagcgacagcagcTGCGTCAACTGTTTGCACCGTGGACGTGACGATTGAGGGTGTGACATCGTCGGCGTCCCTGTCTCGGGGTATGGATGGTGTGCTTTTCTGGGTTGTGGGTTTCGGGGCGATGTCGATTGCATTTGCATGCTTGTGATGTGATTTGATTTCGGTGACTCGTGCTGGGTGTTGAGTTGAGGATGCTGGCCTCACTTTGAAGCCCTGAAGGTGAAGTAATTTCAGGTCCATGCATATTCTTTAGAATTGAATCCCCGCCGCTGACTACGGAAATATAAATGACGTAAACCTTTTGCGTCACCGGTGTACccgtttccgctcttctcacTCCGGGCCACGCCCGCCTCAATGTGCCCCGATGGCGTGCCAATTTTTTTTGCGCTAACGCCCATGTGATGCAGAATTAAAAAAAACggtgctgtctcttcgcacTGCCGTCTCCAAATCCCACTTGGTCTTGCGCGGAGTGTTCCAAGCCGGTGCTGCTGTGAAGAGCTGTGCTGGTGCGCGAACACATGTGCTTTTTCCCAGTACACCTAGCTGCGTTTACGTCGGCCTCTAAGGCGCTGTTGGCTGTTCGGATTTGCGGGTTCTCTCCTCCAGCTATGTGGGGCGTGAGGAACAGTGTTGCCTCTCCTCAGGGATACCTCTGGAAGGAGCGCGTTTCCTATCGTTTTACCGCCTGTTTCAAGATGAAATAGTATGCACCACCATTTCAAGGAAAGACTCATCCAACCTTCCTATTCCCCACATGCACTACCCTCAGCCCTTCCGGCAAACAGCGCTATGGTAGGGCGGAGAAAAAATTCATTTGTTTGTAGTGAAAATGCTGTGTAGCGCCTCAAGACCGGCCTGTGGGGCTATCTTCTTGTATCTGGCAGTGCCTTCCCTGAAAGAGATCACCTGTATTAAATTAATGGCTATGCAGTACAGTCGTAAAAGCATCTTCCATCCGTCAGGCTGTTGAAGGCGGGATGGCCGCGTCATCTAACGACTGCTGTCTTTTCTCAAGGATACTGATAGCAGATCATACAATGAATCCCCATGCGTTGTTGACGAATCAACAATCAGGTTTTTAAAGCTTCCGGGTTTAAGCTTAAATGTACAGATGGACATGATTAATCCTTGTACGGTTTGTACCTATTTGACACCTCAGTTTCTAGGGTGATTTCCTTCATCGACACTCGGTGAGGAACTTTCAGTTATCGACTAGCAATGGCATTACCCGTGCAACTCTTGGCAACACGGCTGACACATGCAGAGTTCGACAGGTTTACTGAGGGTGGGGGTTACCGATATGCATGAGAAGCATCTTCAGTGCATGTCTCATTTCGTTTTTGTGAGCTAGGCCATCTATTGTCGAGAAAAGGGGGTATACATTTTCACGACGTCTGTCACAAGTTCTTTATGAGCCTTTCGCATTGACACAGCCAGCAAAAGTGGAGAGCCAGCATAAGGAGAATGCTGGGCCGATCATCAGGTCTCTTAAACTTTCCATCGTGCAAGTCTAACAGATTCAAAACCGTGTCCATACAATCGTGCACGGTTCTTCAGCCACCCCACATCCGGGAAAAACGTGGCAGAAAACTGTAAGATATATAGCTTTTTCAATAGCAATCTAATAAATTAATGTAACAGTTAATTTAACTCTATCTCCAGGAAGAGTCATTTTTGTGCTAGTTTCTTTTGTATTTGAAGCAGATCTTATAGAACTTGAAATATTTATAGTATATACATAATATAGGCACACTATAGAGGCATGGGAAGGAAGACTGCGTATCGCAGTCGCGGCTGACCACgagcgtctctgtgtgtgtccagATGTCCTGGAAAAATCGCTGGCTCAGCAGACGCCCAGAGGTTCTGAGGACAGGTAGGCACTAGAGGAGAGTCGCCATCGGGTTCTTACAGGCAGCCAAAACACTTCCCACCGGTCCACGTTCCGTGGGAATCCATCGAGACAAGATGTGGGAATCACAAGCGAGACTCTGCGCAGCTTGGGACTAGTGACAGCAGCCTGTTTGCCAGACTCGATCCGCCGGTAGCAACGCAACACCAATTCGACTGTACCACCACAAGGTGCCAGAAATGATGAGATCGTGACTGACTCGAAATCGTTTGTCAGCAGGAGCCCACACCCCGATAGCGTGCGGAAAGCGAATATGAAGCTCTAGGATCAGAAGCCTCTTTTGCTCgagtttttcttctcgtacCGACACTATCGAATCGAACAATCGAATCATATCAAATTTCAAAAGAGAATCAGTTTCGCTTGCGCGTGACAAACCTTTGCCGCATCCCTTACACCCGTGCacaaacgaagagagaagaacactGGGAGACTTGCCTGTGTTCCCTCAAGTGCTTCTAGCCTTCGTCGGATGCTGCAGACTGGCCTGACACAAGAAAGCCAGATCATCACCTGTGCCAACGGAAAGACTAGCAATGAGTCGCATCATGCTGTCAAGCTGACCCCGTCGCAAAACAGGTTCAGTCTGGTTTgcggaagcgagggagaaatTCTCCCAACGAAATACCAGGACACCTATTTCGTCAGTAAGGACGGAGAGGGCTCCGCCGCTCAGACGTGCAGTGGCAACTACACAGAAGTTATCCCAGTCTACGAGAGCAAGTGGTGGCAGACGAATGGGGACAACACCACATTCACTTTGGTTATACCAGAGGACGGTTTtccagaggaggaaacgaagattGTGGTTGGTTGCCAAAAGAAGCCTACTCAGTGCTTGACGGTGAGGGGGGCCGCTGGAAAGGACTCACCGACTGTTTGCACCAGTGACGTAATGATTGAGGGTGTCGCATCGTCGTCTGTGGGCGTGGTTGGTGTGTTTCCCTGGACCGTGGGCTTCGCGGCTACGTCGAGTGCATTTTGCATTTTTGTGATGACCTGAGTTCGGTGGTGGCAGAAATAGTTTTAGGTAAAGGGGATGTGTACCGGACTACGGAGCGCTGAATGGGGCTTCAACAGGTATTGTGATTCTGCCAGTGATGCCACAGGGAATGTCAAATCTAGGTCACAAGCAGTGACTTCTACTTCAAGTGACCGGCTTCTGGCACCAGTTTGGAAGTCACCGGACCTGCTGATTAGTACGCAAACGGGATTCCATGCACGATACCCGACTCTCTTTTTCCATCGGTTTGTTCACGTTTTTATGGTGGTATGCGGTTATTTGCACAAGAGTAAGTTTGAAAAGt
The sequence above is a segment of the Neospora caninum Liverpool complete genome, chromosome IX genome. Coding sequences within it:
- a CDS encoding srs domain-containing protein gives rise to the protein MAHLLQAGATRFGVSSSVSHFSLHHQVQLKLRLGPRIVLTLFLLVATTSQLCGDITFFTTNGALAQDTATSRCEDIDNGTQCTCDKVSGNQQDLTATVSATRSVLQLLCKTGLTWTPAGADNKQVCPEATDDLKNCKKDGGKPTCIDVTTLLAGSTDGIKWQDVTGESQGNTKGKQLTIPAANLPYSDKKFIVGCLSSDQSTSKCKLTVTLEARPSVTEKNHTVTCAYGKTSNPTHQTVKLSPSQNSFTLVCGSEGEVLPTKYQDTYCGSKDGESAAAKQCSGNYTEVIPTYENTWWEETKDKTSYSLVIPSDSFPEEETKITLGCQKKASTSGDRTREEATAAASTVCTVDVTIEGVTSSASLSRGMDGVLFWVVGFGAMSIAFACL